From Taeniopygia guttata chromosome 3, bTaeGut7.mat, whole genome shotgun sequence:
GCCTGGGCCTTTTCAAGTCTTTCCTTTGTAAAGGAAAGATTTTCCAGCAAGAGATGAAGCCTTCTATCCTTTAATAGTGAGGGTGCAAGGAGGGAGTTCAGGTTGTTAGTCTCTCTGTCTGTCATCTGAATTGCTGTTTCAAATTTCCTTCCACTTGGCCACCTATTTCAAATACCTTATTAATTTCCTAATCCAGTTCATAAATGGTGGGTTGGGCCAATTGCTGTTTGTAGATGTGCTTATGTGACACCTACTTGCAGTGCTGGAAATCTGTGATAGTGTCATGTCATAACAGAGTCTGTCTGTTTCTCCTAACACatgaaatctatttttttttctcccagaggTACACTgcttaaatttaaaacaaaattacaagTTTGAGAGATCTGATGAAAATTACTGCCTGTGAATGGCAAGCAGTCACCAATTTGCTTTACCTCTACTTTGCAGCACTTCTATTTGTTCACTCAGTCCCACTTTAGTTTAGCTTCTTAAACCACCCCCGGCTTTGACACTGAACCTTTTCCTCTGCAACAGGCTGTCATCCTTTCTCTATCTCTGAGCATAATAACACTACCAAAGAGGACATAATTTTTTCATACCTAACTTAGAGTGTCTTAATTTTACTCGATGTCAGCTCTCATGAATTCTAATACTAGTTAATTAAGTGCAGAAATGATTTTTGAATCAAAAATGCCTTCTAGAATAGAATTATCCTGAACTATGTTGTTCCATTTGTTAAGATTGCTCATAAAAAACTATCAAATATGACTTTCTCTTTTAAACCCTTGCTGGTTAATATTTCTCATGTAACAGGCAAACAGGTACCAAAGTaagataaaatgaaataaaatttcctcataaaaactaagaaaattggaaattattaatttgaaatttatgAAAATTTATTGTCTGATAAAACTTAACTGAGGTTTTTGACCTGTAGTCCAAGAGGAACgaacaaaggaggaaaaatatctAGATATGTGAAGATCAGCATTATTAAGAAAGGCAAAACTGATTCTTTAGCTGAAACTCAGGAAATCTGAATAGACTTGATAAAAGCTTATTTAAATGCTGTAATAAATATGTATGAATATATGCTGAAATCTATCAGGAAAGATCTCTTGAAGGGGAAATGTAGAATGAACTGTAGTCACCGTCATTGTGTCtcagaagttttaaaaagaaCTACTAGCTAAAGTGCTTAAATTATCAACAAGGTAATAATACATTATTGACTTTGCTGCAGACCAGTCCAGAGATATATTACCTGGTAAGACTTATGGATATTTTGTCTGTATTCCTGATATATCACTAAGAGCACTAGCTTTACTGTCTGTATCACTGATGGAAGCTTTATTCTCTATATTTAGAGTGAAAAAGGACTTctggaaaatctttttttttagcatACCATGTGAATTTTGAAACTGTGGCTATGTCACAACTGGAGCTATAGTAGTAGCTTTTTTTATAGTCAGGAGTGTTTTAATTATCAAGAAATATTTGCGTATTAACAAAAAGCTATTTAGTTTTGTAGAGACGACGTTTGCTTTCCTCaacatttctgcttctttttttctccagggcACAATATAGAACTATGATAGCAACCGGAGGAGTCATAACAGGACTGGCTGCCTTAAAAAGGCAAGACTCTGCCAGATCTCAGCAACATGTAAATCTTGCTGGAGTACCAGTTCCTGAGGAGAAGAAACCCGTTAGGCGCCGGCCCAGGACAGATGTGGTAATTGTCAGGGGCAAAATCCGTCTCTATTCTCCATCGGGATTCTTTCTTGTTTTGGGAGTGCTTATCGCATTCTTTGGAATTGCAATGGCCATCCTTGGATACTGGCCCCAGAAGGAACAGCTGTTAGGATCTAAAGATAATCCGTCTGTAAATGAAACCCGGACCCCGAGAAGCCAAGGAAGCATTTTGCTCCGCTTCTTTGAACAGCATGTGCACTCAGATAAGATGAAAATGCTGGGCCCTTTCACTATGGGCATTGgaatcttcatttttatttgtgcaAATGCCATTCTGCATGAAAACCGtgacaaggaaacaaaaataatacacATGAGAGACATATACTCCACCGTAATAGACATCCACACCCTGAGGATCAGGGAACAAAAGCAGCTGAGTGGTGCCTTCACTGGCTTGTTGGGGGAAGCAGAACTCCAGCACAGTGGGAGCTCCTGTGCATCACGGCTGGCTGCAAACACAGTTGCGCCTTTCTCTGGCTTCAAGAGTAATCTTAGAATGGATAGTTCTGCTGAAGAAGATGAGATTACCCTAAATGAAGATAGGACCACTAGTAGTCTCCTGCCACCTCTGCTGGCTGAGCAGTCTGGTTCAGTCTTTGGACTTTACCCTCACTCCAGCAAGGCTTCAGATGACAAAAACACTAACTCTATAAAGTGTGAAACAAAATCCATTGTATCTTCTTCCATTAGTGCTTTCACACTGCCAGTAATTAAACTGAATAACTGTGTTATCGATGAACCCAGTATAGACAACATAAGTGAGGACTCAGAGATCACCAGGAATCAGTCTAGAAATCTGTCAATGGATTCTCTGGCCATTCCACTAACTGATACCAATGAATCCTACAGACCAGCTGCTTCCATGCTGCCACGACACAATTCCTTTGTGGATACTCCATCTGATCCCTTCAAATCTTCCATGACTCTTGGACCAAGCTCAGGAAAGCTTTTatctcctggtgctgccaggaaGCAGTTTGGTTCCAACACATCTTTGCATCTTTTGTCTTCACATTCTAAATCCCTGGACTTGGACAGGGGTCCGTCTACGCTCACTGTCCAAGCTGAACAAAGGAAACACCCCAGCTGGCCCAGACTGGATCGGAGCAACAGTAAAGGCTATATGAAACTAGAAAACAAGGAGGACCCAATGGATAGGTTACTTGTGCCACAAGCAGCAGTCAAGAAAGACTTTACTAATAAGGAAAAGCTTCTTATGATATCAAGATCTCATAATAATTTGAGTTTTGAACATGATGAGTTTTTGAGTAACAACCTGAAGCGAGGAACTTCTGAAAcaagattttaatatttaaattgcaATTTAGAAGCTAGCatatggtattttttaaaaaagcatttttcagtgAGACTGTACAAGCCTGTTCTTAACCAAATGCTTAATAGCCCATTAAAAGTGGCTTGTGCGAACAGAGATCTTCGTCA
This genomic window contains:
- the TMEM200A gene encoding transmembrane protein 200A, whose product is MIATGGVITGLAALKRQDSARSQQHVNLAGVPVPEEKKPVRRRPRTDVVIVRGKIRLYSPSGFFLVLGVLIAFFGIAMAILGYWPQKEQLLGSKDNPSVNETRTPRSQGSILLRFFEQHVHSDKMKMLGPFTMGIGIFIFICANAILHENRDKETKIIHMRDIYSTVIDIHTLRIREQKQLSGAFTGLLGEAELQHSGSSCASRLAANTVAPFSGFKSNLRMDSSAEEDEITLNEDRTTSSLLPPLLAEQSGSVFGLYPHSSKASDDKNTNSIKCETKSIVSSSISAFTLPVIKLNNCVIDEPSIDNISEDSEITRNQSRNLSMDSLAIPLTDTNESYRPAASMLPRHNSFVDTPSDPFKSSMTLGPSSGKLLSPGAARKQFGSNTSLHLLSSHSKSLDLDRGPSTLTVQAEQRKHPSWPRLDRSNSKGYMKLENKEDPMDRLLVPQAAVKKDFTNKEKLLMISRSHNNLSFEHDEFLSNNLKRGTSETRF